One genomic segment of Chitinophaga parva includes these proteins:
- a CDS encoding DUF1735 domain-containing protein, whose product MRNIFNNKTFASCCYTTVAALAAMVAGCVKSDALYSNSEGVVYMPAAYSDRSQLTIFKVDSIQSATFGAAVGGFHGAGSDLTVNFVIDTSLIAQYNSDNAYQNYHFVAFPRGAYTVSGLTATISKGQTASAPLTLSIDPSKLKTSTGYLLPVRIASVSSGNVDTMLRTAYFRIDSLEIRSRDVTAGGTLSVSNENSAGAASKEGSSHLVDNDYTTKFYTDKFNTTSFWMQLAYETPQVVSAYTLTSGNDAPERDANTWKFQGSDDDGKTWVTLDDRSNFLFSARYQTVKFELNQPDNQPHKLYRVLISKNNGGGVKFQMEEWRVLLYY is encoded by the coding sequence ATGAGAAACATATTTAACAATAAAACCTTCGCCAGCTGCTGCTACACGACGGTAGCGGCACTGGCGGCCATGGTGGCGGGCTGTGTTAAATCAGACGCCCTTTATTCCAACAGTGAAGGCGTAGTGTATATGCCAGCTGCTTATTCAGACCGGTCGCAGCTTACTATTTTTAAAGTGGACTCCATACAAAGCGCTACGTTTGGTGCGGCAGTGGGTGGCTTCCATGGCGCCGGCAGTGATCTTACGGTAAACTTTGTCATTGATACCAGCCTGATTGCGCAGTATAACAGTGATAATGCGTACCAGAATTACCACTTCGTGGCTTTCCCCCGGGGCGCCTATACGGTATCCGGCCTGACCGCCACGATCAGTAAAGGCCAGACTGCCTCCGCACCCCTGACCCTCTCCATTGATCCTTCCAAACTTAAAACCAGCACGGGATATTTGCTGCCTGTCCGCATTGCCAGCGTGTCTTCCGGGAATGTGGATACAATGCTGCGTACCGCTTATTTCAGGATCGACTCGCTGGAGATCCGCTCCCGCGACGTAACAGCAGGCGGCACGCTTTCCGTGAGCAATGAAAACAGCGCCGGTGCTGCATCAAAAGAAGGTTCTTCCCATTTGGTGGACAACGATTACACCACCAAGTTCTACACGGACAAGTTCAATACCACCAGCTTCTGGATGCAGCTCGCTTACGAAACACCGCAGGTGGTGAGCGCCTACACGCTAACCTCCGGCAATGACGCCCCGGAAAGGGATGCCAACACCTGGAAATTCCAGGGGTCTGATGATGACGGGAAAACATGGGTCACCCTGGACGACCGCAGTAATTTTTTATTCTCCGCCCGCTATCAAACCGTTAAATTTGAGCTTAACCAGCCGGACAACCAGCCGCACAAGCTATATCGCGTGCTGATCAGCAAGAATAACGGGGGCGGTGTGAAGTTCCAGATGGAAGAATGGCGGGTGTTGCTGTATTATTAA
- a CDS encoding pyrroloquinoline quinone-dependent dehydrogenase, which produces MKNYIILSFIRKIYSGIFPVLLFAAPILAQTNDKKEDWRNYNRTYEGDRYSPLKQITPANVGKLRLLHTFDLGKDVSSMQTGPVVIDGTMYFTTDTVTYAIDASTGDLIWRRVRPVQNPVGYGANRGVAYSDGKLFRGASDAHVFALNAKDGEIIWDVPLDVAGPGVSIPMAPLAWNGMLFIGNAGGDNAGVTGHMYALDVNDGHMIWEFNTVPDNGPARETWPAANNGVPVSGGAIWTSVSLDTKNGVLYIPAGNPAPDFDIALRENGEELYSNCVIALDSKTGRMLGYIQLVKKDNHDWDVSSAPVVIVTKGGKQIIASANKNGLLSVLDRSAIALNSDVIDPSGTLKLLYEVPTTVRENTDIPLSREKFVRFKPGILGGSEWNGSAYHPGLDLIYTGTNDWATAVKLLPTDSARMTPAQGGYYFGGAMQFDPPSEARGWVTAFNAKDGSERWKYQSPAPILAGVTPTAGGLVFTAAQNGDVYALDAQNGKLLWHASTDLPNGGGVISYSVKGKQYIAVAAGMKAPLWPKPSNASRIFIYGL; this is translated from the coding sequence ATGAAAAACTATATCATTCTCTCTTTCATCAGGAAAATCTATAGTGGAATTTTTCCTGTTCTATTATTTGCAGCGCCAATTCTTGCACAAACTAACGACAAGAAAGAAGACTGGCGGAACTACAACAGAACGTATGAAGGTGACCGGTATTCACCATTAAAGCAGATCACGCCAGCCAATGTGGGCAAACTTCGTTTGCTGCATACCTTTGATTTGGGAAAAGATGTAAGCAGCATGCAAACCGGCCCCGTGGTTATCGATGGAACAATGTATTTCACCACGGATACGGTTACATATGCCATTGATGCATCAACGGGAGATCTTATTTGGAGACGGGTAAGGCCGGTGCAAAATCCTGTTGGTTATGGCGCTAACCGGGGAGTTGCCTATTCGGATGGCAAGCTATTTCGTGGTGCCTCCGATGCGCATGTTTTTGCTTTGAATGCTAAAGACGGCGAAATTATTTGGGATGTACCCCTTGATGTTGCAGGCCCAGGTGTCTCCATTCCAATGGCCCCTCTGGCCTGGAACGGAATGCTATTCATAGGAAATGCCGGGGGAGATAATGCAGGTGTAACAGGCCATATGTATGCCCTGGATGTCAACGACGGCCATATGATTTGGGAGTTCAATACAGTGCCTGATAACGGGCCTGCCCGTGAAACCTGGCCGGCAGCCAACAATGGTGTCCCTGTAAGCGGCGGGGCAATTTGGACTTCCGTTTCTCTGGACACTAAAAACGGAGTGCTTTACATTCCTGCCGGCAATCCTGCACCCGACTTTGATATAGCGCTCCGCGAGAATGGAGAAGAACTTTATTCCAATTGTGTAATTGCACTGGATAGCAAGACCGGCCGGATGTTGGGTTATATCCAGTTGGTAAAAAAAGATAATCACGACTGGGACGTAAGTTCAGCCCCTGTGGTTATTGTTACAAAAGGGGGAAAACAAATTATAGCTTCGGCTAATAAAAATGGGTTATTATCTGTATTGGACCGGAGTGCCATTGCCCTTAATTCAGACGTGATTGACCCTTCCGGCACACTTAAATTGCTCTACGAAGTGCCAACTACAGTGCGTGAAAACACAGACATTCCGCTTTCCAGGGAAAAATTCGTTCGCTTCAAACCTGGCATTTTAGGTGGCTCTGAATGGAATGGCTCAGCTTATCATCCAGGCCTCGACTTAATTTATACCGGCACAAATGACTGGGCAACCGCAGTAAAACTTTTACCAACAGATTCTGCCCGAATGACACCCGCGCAAGGCGGATATTACTTTGGAGGTGCCATGCAATTTGATCCTCCTTCTGAAGCCAGGGGATGGGTAACCGCCTTTAACGCAAAAGACGGCAGTGAACGATGGAAATATCAATCCCCTGCGCCCATTCTTGCCGGTGTTACGCCAACAGCAGGTGGACTTGTTTTTACCGCCGCACAAAATGGTGATGTTTACGCGCTGGATGCACAAAACGGCAAGCTATTATGGCATGCATCAACCGACTTACCGAACGGCGGCGGTGTGATTTCTTACTCAGTAAAAGGAAAACAATACATAGCGGTGGCAGCTGGTATGAAAGCGCCATTGTGGCCCAAGCCTTCTAACGCAAGCAGAATTTTCATTTATGGCCTTTGA